The Mycolicibacterium doricum genome includes a region encoding these proteins:
- the eccD gene encoding type VII secretion integral membrane protein EccD has protein sequence MSADVRHVSVHADDDVGAVDLALPARLPLAALIPDIVRLTGADTGTPARWRLATVCGTVLDDSVPLREQNVRDGDVLLLSAALPRAPRFARTDVVTAVLAAAPPPADTPVLRMIVGLVVASAGVVAGAAGYGSASLITAGVLLCVVAGAAVTASRTGREALVCGPLGCLTVLMAALCGALMVPGPLDVPHALLGAAAAAAVSIALLRFRVGSPVLSTASACAGLLCTVAMSGAVLWPVPRHSVGVALALLALGSLSLAPRLSVMLSGLAPAPSLTEESVTDVDRRAAAGHRLLVGLVIGSTAAAGAGVTVVAIGCLHGSGHWLSGAAFCAVIGAALLLRSRCYAAGRCRWALTLSGLFSVTVAFAVVAVQYGHWAAVVAVCAGVVVIVRESPDEQSPVASRSVEVLEYFVLAAVTPVACTALDVFSLVRSSSLI, from the coding sequence ATGTCGGCCGACGTGCGTCACGTCTCTGTGCATGCCGACGACGACGTCGGAGCGGTGGATCTCGCGCTGCCCGCCCGGCTCCCGTTGGCGGCCCTGATCCCGGACATCGTCCGGCTGACGGGTGCCGACACCGGGACACCGGCACGCTGGCGGCTCGCCACTGTATGCGGCACCGTGCTCGACGACTCGGTTCCGCTGCGCGAGCAGAACGTCCGCGATGGCGACGTGTTGCTGCTGAGCGCAGCGCTGCCGCGGGCGCCGCGATTCGCCCGAACCGACGTCGTCACGGCGGTGCTGGCAGCGGCGCCGCCGCCGGCTGACACGCCGGTGCTCCGGATGATCGTGGGACTGGTCGTTGCGTCGGCGGGGGTTGTCGCCGGCGCCGCCGGGTACGGATCGGCTTCGCTGATCACCGCAGGTGTGCTGCTGTGCGTGGTCGCCGGAGCAGCGGTGACCGCGTCACGGACGGGTCGCGAGGCCTTGGTGTGCGGCCCGCTCGGATGCCTCACCGTGCTGATGGCCGCGCTGTGCGGGGCGCTGATGGTGCCCGGGCCGCTCGATGTGCCGCACGCTCTGCTGGGCGCCGCTGCGGCGGCGGCTGTTTCGATCGCCCTCCTTCGCTTCCGGGTCGGGTCACCGGTCCTGTCGACCGCGTCGGCGTGTGCGGGTCTGCTGTGCACCGTGGCGATGTCGGGTGCGGTGCTGTGGCCAGTGCCACGGCATTCGGTCGGCGTGGCGCTGGCACTGCTGGCCCTCGGATCGTTGAGCCTGGCCCCACGTCTGTCGGTGATGTTATCCGGGCTGGCTCCCGCGCCGTCGCTGACCGAAGAATCGGTCACCGACGTGGACCGCCGCGCAGCCGCCGGTCACCGGCTCCTCGTCGGGCTGGTGATCGGCAGCACGGCGGCGGCCGGTGCCGGCGTCACAGTGGTGGCGATCGGATGCCTGCATGGTTCGGGGCACTGGCTTTCCGGTGCCGCGTTCTGCGCCGTCATCGGGGCGGCGTTGCTGCTGCGGTCACGCTGCTACGCGGCGGGGCGGTGCCGGTGGGCGCTGACGCTGTCCGGATTATTCTCGGTCACAGTGGCATTCGCCGTTGTTGCCGTACAGTACGGCCATTGGGCCGCGGTCGTGGCGGTCTGCGCCGGAGTCGTCGTGATCGTGCGCGAGAGCCCGGACGAACAGTCACCGGTTGCTTCCCGATCGGTGGAGGTGCTCGAGTACTTCGTGCTGGCCGCGGTGACGCCGGTTGCCTGCACGGCGCTTGACGTGTTCTCCCTCGTTCGCTCCTCGAGCCTGATATGA
- a CDS encoding cutinase family protein: protein MPVISLRAGARLAATALSVVTAGALVAAGPPPTAAAQGCSDVELIFARGTREPVGIGRVGQALSDAMRPMLGERTLSTYGVDYPATYDFLTTAAGAADATARIASVSTQCPGTRFVLGGYSQGAAVIDMLAGIPPLGNRIGDIGSAPPLPSDYVSDVAAVAVFGNPATKFGNPVNAQGTFAGRGIDLCSDGDPICSDGRNPFAHTNYESSPFIGQAAGFAAGLV from the coding sequence GTGCCGGTGATCTCGCTTCGCGCCGGTGCGCGCTTGGCCGCCACCGCACTCTCCGTCGTCACCGCCGGTGCCCTCGTCGCCGCGGGCCCCCCGCCGACCGCCGCCGCGCAAGGCTGCTCCGACGTCGAGCTGATCTTCGCGCGCGGTACCAGAGAACCCGTCGGTATCGGCCGGGTCGGCCAGGCACTCTCCGACGCGATGCGTCCCATGCTCGGAGAACGAACGCTGAGCACCTACGGCGTCGACTACCCGGCCACCTACGACTTCCTGACCACCGCCGCTGGCGCGGCCGACGCCACCGCACGCATCGCGTCGGTCTCGACACAGTGCCCCGGCACCCGGTTCGTCCTCGGCGGTTACTCGCAGGGCGCAGCGGTGATCGACATGCTCGCCGGGATCCCGCCCCTGGGCAACCGGATCGGTGACATCGGTTCGGCGCCGCCGCTGCCGAGCGATTACGTCAGCGACGTCGCGGCGGTGGCGGTGTTCGGCAACCCCGCCACCAAGTTCGGTAACCCCGTCAACGCTCAGGGCACTTTCGCCGGCCGCGGAATCGACCTGTGCAGTGACGGCGACCCGATCTGCTCGGACGGCCGTAACCCATTCGCCCACACCAACTACGAGTCGTCGCCGTTCATCGGTCAGGCGGCCGGTTTCGCAGCCGGGCTGGTTTGA
- the truA gene encoding tRNA pseudouridine(38-40) synthase TruA → MSANQPATPPSGGLVRLRLDVSYDGTDFAGWAPQTGQRTVAGLIDEALTTVFRTPVVVRAAGRTDAGVHATGQVAHVDVPDGALFHAYPRTTRPAEPEFLPLVRRLGRLLPADVRIRNITRAPAGFDARFSALRRHYTYRLGTAPYGVEPQSARFVTPWPRPLDVEAMNAASSALVGLHDFAAFCRHREGATTIRHLQRLEWTRAGDLVSAHVSADAFCWSMVRSLVGALIAVGEHRRDPGWCAGLLGATQRSSEFAAAPPQGLTLVGVDYPPDDELAARTLVTRDLRII, encoded by the coding sequence ATGAGCGCGAACCAGCCCGCCACTCCACCGAGTGGCGGGCTGGTTCGTCTCCGGCTCGACGTCAGCTACGACGGCACCGACTTCGCCGGCTGGGCGCCGCAGACCGGTCAGCGCACGGTGGCCGGGCTGATCGACGAGGCGCTGACGACGGTGTTCCGTACGCCGGTGGTCGTGCGGGCGGCTGGGCGCACCGACGCCGGCGTGCATGCTACCGGGCAGGTCGCCCACGTCGACGTGCCCGACGGTGCGCTTTTCCATGCCTATCCGCGTACCACGCGGCCTGCTGAACCCGAGTTCCTGCCGCTCGTCCGTCGGCTCGGGCGGTTGCTGCCCGCCGACGTCCGGATTCGAAACATCACCCGGGCTCCCGCGGGGTTCGACGCACGCTTCTCTGCGCTACGGCGCCACTACACCTACCGGCTCGGCACCGCGCCCTACGGCGTCGAGCCGCAATCGGCACGTTTCGTGACGCCGTGGCCCCGGCCGCTCGACGTCGAGGCGATGAACGCGGCCAGCTCGGCGTTGGTCGGCCTGCACGACTTCGCGGCGTTCTGCCGGCACCGGGAGGGTGCCACCACGATCCGCCACCTGCAGCGGCTGGAATGGACGCGTGCCGGCGACCTGGTTAGCGCGCACGTCAGCGCCGACGCTTTCTGCTGGTCGATGGTGCGCTCGCTCGTCGGCGCGCTGATCGCGGTGGGGGAACACCGCCGCGACCCCGGGTGGTGCGCCGGCCTGCTGGGCGCGACGCAGCGGTCGAGCGAATTCGCCGCCGCGCCGCCGCAGGGGCTCACTTTGGTGGGGGTGGACTATCCGCCGGACGACGAGCTGGCGGCACGCACACTGGTCACCCGGGACCTGCGCATCATCTGA
- a CDS encoding cutinase family protein, whose protein sequence is MSATIDGVHDHSASPRWVRRSLTLATSVFVAAGLLIAPSALSRTAAVASAQSCPQAELIFARGRTESPGAGVIGNALISALRSKTDKDIDLYSVQYPADTEIDIGANDMSSRIQDMAGRCPDTRLVLGGYSLGAAVTDVVLAAPIAAFGFQKPLPPGMDRHIAAVALFGNGIAWVGPISNFSPLYRERTIELCHGADPICNPADPNTWEGNWPDHAARAYINAGMVDQAADFIAARI, encoded by the coding sequence GTGTCGGCTACCATCGACGGGGTGCATGATCATTCCGCGTCGCCCCGCTGGGTCCGCCGGTCCCTGACTCTGGCCACGTCCGTATTCGTTGCCGCCGGCCTACTCATCGCACCTTCGGCACTGTCCCGCACCGCCGCCGTCGCGTCCGCACAGTCGTGCCCGCAGGCGGAGTTGATCTTCGCGCGCGGCCGCACCGAGTCGCCCGGTGCCGGGGTGATCGGCAACGCGCTGATCAGCGCACTGCGAAGCAAGACCGACAAGGACATCGACCTCTACTCCGTGCAGTACCCGGCGGACACCGAGATCGACATCGGCGCGAACGACATGAGTTCGCGCATCCAAGACATGGCGGGGCGGTGCCCCGACACCCGGCTCGTGCTGGGCGGCTATTCGCTGGGCGCAGCCGTGACCGACGTCGTGCTGGCCGCGCCCATCGCGGCGTTCGGGTTCCAGAAGCCGCTGCCTCCGGGGATGGACCGCCACATCGCCGCGGTGGCGCTGTTCGGAAACGGGATCGCGTGGGTCGGTCCGATCAGCAACTTCAGCCCGCTCTACCGCGAACGCACGATCGAGCTGTGCCACGGGGCCGACCCGATCTGTAACCCGGCCGACCCCAACACCTGGGAGGGCAACTGGCCCGACCACGCGGCCAGGGCCTACATCAACGCCGGGATGGTCGACCAGGCTGCCGACTTCATCGCCGCCCGCATCTGA
- the mycP gene encoding type VII secretion-associated serine protease mycosin, with protein sequence MTGRLTAAALAGLIVAAVPLATAPAATAVAPPAVDESFLPAAAPPAPPQRTEQRSECSDAHHDEDPPDDPQLGMLRLPKVWPLTRGAGQTVAVIDTGVARHRLLPRLMPGGDYVSTGDGTDDCDGHGTLVAGIIAAAGEFTGVAPDVALLGIRQSSNKFGPADEPGTSGYGDVQTLAKAVRTAADLGATVINVSSVACLAVADALDDRALGAALAYAVDVRNTVVVTAAGNVGGPGQCPAQNPMQHPDWDRVESVASPAWYDDLVLTVGSVSTDGTPSRFSLAGPWVDVAAPGEHVISLDPDGDGVVGALPTTEGDTSIAGTSYAAPVVSGIAALVRSRWPHLSARQVMQRIEDTAHRPPAGWNPVVGHGVVDVAAAVSGGVLAADTAEAPSRTLSAPADVPRDHRPQRIAMAGAGLCVAITALIALSSSSHRRGRPDRVARH encoded by the coding sequence ATGACCGGTCGACTCACCGCGGCCGCCCTCGCGGGACTGATCGTGGCAGCGGTCCCGTTGGCCACCGCACCGGCGGCGACGGCCGTGGCCCCGCCCGCGGTCGACGAGTCCTTCCTGCCGGCCGCCGCACCACCGGCACCGCCACAGCGCACCGAACAGCGCTCGGAATGCTCTGACGCCCATCACGACGAGGACCCGCCCGATGACCCGCAGTTGGGCATGCTAAGACTGCCGAAGGTGTGGCCGCTGACCCGGGGTGCGGGGCAGACGGTCGCCGTCATCGACACCGGTGTCGCCCGGCACCGACTGCTTCCTCGGCTTATGCCCGGCGGTGACTACGTGTCGACCGGCGACGGAACCGACGACTGCGACGGCCACGGCACGCTCGTCGCCGGGATCATCGCAGCGGCAGGCGAATTCACCGGTGTGGCACCGGACGTCGCCCTGCTGGGCATCCGCCAGTCGAGCAACAAGTTTGGGCCGGCCGACGAACCGGGCACCTCGGGATACGGCGACGTGCAGACATTGGCGAAGGCAGTGCGCACCGCGGCGGATCTCGGCGCCACGGTGATCAACGTGTCGTCGGTGGCCTGCTTGGCCGTGGCCGATGCCCTCGACGACCGTGCGCTGGGGGCCGCTCTCGCCTATGCCGTAGACGTGCGTAATACGGTCGTCGTCACCGCGGCGGGCAACGTCGGCGGGCCGGGTCAGTGCCCCGCGCAGAACCCGATGCAGCACCCCGACTGGGACAGAGTCGAATCCGTCGCCAGCCCGGCCTGGTACGACGATCTGGTGCTCACCGTCGGATCGGTGAGCACCGACGGCACGCCGTCACGGTTCAGCCTCGCGGGCCCGTGGGTCGATGTCGCCGCACCTGGTGAGCACGTGATATCGCTGGATCCCGACGGCGACGGAGTTGTCGGCGCCCTGCCGACCACCGAGGGCGACACCTCGATCGCCGGAACCAGTTACGCCGCGCCGGTGGTCTCGGGGATCGCCGCGCTGGTGCGCTCACGGTGGCCGCACCTGAGCGCACGCCAGGTGATGCAGCGCATCGAGGACACCGCGCACCGGCCCCCGGCGGGGTGGAATCCCGTCGTGGGTCATGGTGTCGTCGACGTCGCGGCCGCCGTCAGCGGCGGGGTACTCGCCGCCGACACGGCCGAAGCGCCCTCGCGCACGCTGAGCGCACCGGCCGACGTCCCGCGCGACCACCGGCCGCAGCGGATCGCCATGGCCGGAGCGGGCCTGTGCGTCGCGATCACCGCCCTGATCGCGCTGAGCTCCTCATCGCACCGGCGCGGCCGGCCCGACCGCGTCGCGCGTCACTGA
- the eccB gene encoding type VII secretion protein EccB gives MGGPTTGLHVSGYRFLTRRMEHALVRADVRMLDDPLRGQSMALVAGAVLAAIALAGCAILAVLRPQAGLGDAPIVMDAQSGALYVRVDDTLHPVPNLASARLIVGSPAEPRTVSARTLAEARRGPQVGIPGAPGAVGLAAPAQDAGWTVCDGATSTSVVFGPPPPAPLEGDRALLVRARSEGPAVTYLLHAGRRAAVDLRDSAVVRALRLDGVTPRPVSRTLLDALPENPPITSLAVPRAGERGALAGHPVGAVVRLARADTAEYYVVLADGVQRIGEVTADLIRFSVRQRGADIPTVAPDAVAAAGVVDTLPTDAHPDRVVITEVSVLCAHWAMDGADVQTTLVDGAPDGAVVELAQADGVGPNVDSVSFPPGRSVLARPVSVTGGGGEAQPRYLMTDLGVLFGVSDDDTARALGVTSSPVPAPWPVLARLPRGPELSRAAASVTRDAVGPAAPVR, from the coding sequence ATGGGTGGACCGACCACCGGGCTGCACGTCAGCGGATACCGGTTCCTGACGCGGCGCATGGAGCACGCACTGGTTCGCGCAGACGTCCGGATGCTCGACGATCCGCTGCGCGGCCAATCGATGGCGCTCGTCGCGGGTGCGGTGCTCGCGGCCATCGCGTTGGCCGGCTGCGCGATCCTGGCGGTGTTGCGCCCGCAGGCCGGGCTCGGAGACGCTCCGATCGTGATGGACGCGCAATCCGGCGCTCTCTACGTCCGGGTCGACGACACGCTGCATCCGGTGCCCAACCTCGCCTCGGCCCGCCTGATCGTCGGGAGCCCCGCAGAGCCGCGGACGGTCAGCGCCCGCACCCTGGCCGAGGCGCGGCGCGGACCGCAGGTCGGCATCCCCGGCGCGCCGGGGGCGGTCGGGTTGGCGGCGCCGGCGCAGGACGCGGGCTGGACAGTGTGCGACGGTGCCACGTCGACGTCGGTTGTGTTCGGACCTCCACCGCCGGCCCCGTTGGAGGGCGACCGTGCGCTGCTGGTCAGGGCGCGCTCGGAAGGCCCGGCGGTCACCTATCTGCTGCACGCCGGCCGGCGTGCAGCGGTCGACCTGCGGGACAGCGCCGTCGTGCGGGCTCTGCGGCTCGACGGCGTGACGCCACGTCCGGTGTCCCGCACGCTGCTCGACGCCCTACCCGAGAATCCGCCGATCACCTCGCTGGCTGTCCCCCGTGCCGGGGAGCGAGGGGCACTGGCCGGGCACCCGGTGGGCGCGGTCGTCCGGCTGGCCCGTGCCGACACCGCGGAGTACTACGTTGTACTGGCCGACGGCGTGCAGCGCATCGGCGAGGTGACCGCCGACCTGATCCGGTTCAGCGTCAGGCAGCGCGGCGCAGACATCCCCACCGTAGCGCCGGATGCGGTCGCGGCGGCCGGCGTCGTCGACACGCTGCCGACTGACGCACACCCCGATCGGGTGGTGATCACCGAAGTCTCCGTGCTATGCGCGCACTGGGCGATGGACGGTGCGGACGTGCAGACCACACTCGTCGACGGTGCCCCTGACGGTGCGGTGGTGGAGCTGGCACAGGCAGACGGCGTGGGCCCGAACGTGGACTCGGTGTCCTTCCCGCCCGGCCGCAGCGTGTTAGCCCGTCCGGTGAGCGTCACCGGCGGTGGGGGTGAGGCGCAACCGCGCTACCTGATGACGGACCTCGGTGTGCTGTTCGGAGTGTCCGATGACGACACCGCCCGCGCTCTGGGCGTCACGTCGTCGCCCGTGCCAGCCCCGTGGCCGGTGCTGGCACGGTTACCCCGTGGACCCGAATTGAGTCGTGCGGCAGCGTCAGTGACGCGCGACGCGGTCGGGCCGGCCGCGCCGGTGCGATGA
- the eccCa gene encoding type VII secretion protein EccCa, whose amino-acid sequence MDTTERLPPTGEFVLEAPSPVPRPTGGHPLARLMPFAMLVAAGGMVLLYFSSGGGQARSPMFGLFPVMMVMSLVGTLVFGARGTQRGAEVERNRREYLRYLDGVDRAAAGTARRQYDDDHRLHPDPDTLWAIAGSARMWERGVSHSEFGWVRVGLGRVPMGVRLVAPDAGRGDDVDPVTAEAVRALVRDRSTVDGSPLTVRVTEPGLICFTGDAAAVRDLVRAAVCQLVTLHGPEDVSVRAEAGASAAGEWEWLKWIPHYRSSGGHVVQIVDGGQLRAGAPGMTVLCLGEAERSDVVVCAEGVELTITDRTGEERPGCPDGLTVDQATACARQLAGRARCVTDTPVRAAPGSWQDLLGITDPTALDPATAWGSHAPDRFLRVPIGLSDNGALVELDLKEAAQHGMGPHGLCVGATGSGKSELLRTLTLGLIASHPPDALNLILVDFKGGATFLGLERAAHVSALITNLDEESHLVARMRDALAGEMHRRQQLLRTAGNVANIADYRQAHASRPELVALPVLLIVVDEFSELLAQQPDFAELFLAIGRVGRSLGMHLLLASQRLDEGRLRGLDTHLSYRICLKTFSAGESRAVLGVGDAHELPNTPGVGYLKTASGDMTRFRTAFVSGPVTAGPASSGEHPRPRLFTMPSRTAYSVAPEPLGSSAPTVLDTVVDRLAGSGTPAHPVWLPPLSGSPSLDTVLSRAPTDQAAPLTVPIGLVDCPFEQRRDLFTVALGGAAGNVAVIGGPRSGKSTALRTLMLALAATNDPHEVQFYGLDLGGGALTVMSELPHVGAVAGRQDPELIRRIVAECESLVRTRESRFRRGGIESITEYRRRRGAGDPVTEGDPYGEVFLVVDGWSALRRDFEQLEPSITALAVQGLSYGLHVVLAASRWADLRPALKDQLGTRIELRLGDPAESEMDRKRARQLTQSASGRGLTREGRETVIAVPRLDGRPTDDGLAAALTAAADTLKARYDHRGAPPITQLPPLVHRHDLAAAESPTRVVIGAAENGAAAATMDFEAQPHLIVLGDVGCGKTAALRAVCTGLTAGNLPEAVQLLVVDFRRTLLGVVESDHLVRYVMTEAGLTDAVTAVVEHLAARMPGTDVTQRQLRDRSWWSGPEIYVVVDDYDLVAGGTALTPLLAYLPHARDVGLHMIVARRSGGAARAMFDPLLGRMRDLGAMGLMMSAAPEEGVLLGSVRPSVLPPGRATLITRGAIDQLIQVAWTDLP is encoded by the coding sequence ATGGACACCACCGAACGCCTGCCCCCCACAGGTGAATTCGTGCTCGAAGCGCCGTCGCCGGTACCGCGGCCGACCGGCGGCCACCCGTTGGCCCGGCTGATGCCGTTCGCGATGCTCGTCGCCGCAGGCGGAATGGTGCTGCTGTACTTCAGCTCGGGCGGCGGGCAGGCGAGGAGCCCGATGTTCGGGTTGTTTCCCGTCATGATGGTGATGTCGTTGGTCGGCACGCTGGTGTTCGGCGCGCGCGGTACCCAGCGCGGCGCCGAGGTAGAGCGCAACCGACGCGAGTATCTGCGCTACCTCGACGGCGTCGACCGGGCCGCCGCCGGTACCGCGCGCCGGCAGTACGACGACGACCATCGCCTGCACCCGGACCCCGATACGCTGTGGGCGATCGCCGGCAGCGCGCGCATGTGGGAGCGGGGCGTCAGTCACAGCGAATTCGGTTGGGTACGAGTAGGCCTGGGCCGGGTACCGATGGGCGTGCGGCTCGTCGCCCCGGACGCCGGCCGCGGCGACGACGTCGACCCGGTGACCGCTGAAGCGGTGCGTGCGCTGGTCAGGGACCGCTCCACGGTCGACGGTTCACCGCTCACCGTGAGGGTCACCGAGCCGGGGCTGATCTGTTTCACCGGCGACGCTGCGGCGGTGCGGGATCTCGTCAGGGCGGCGGTCTGCCAACTCGTCACCCTGCACGGTCCCGAGGACGTCTCCGTGCGTGCCGAAGCCGGTGCCTCGGCCGCCGGCGAGTGGGAGTGGCTGAAGTGGATACCGCATTACCGGTCTTCCGGCGGACATGTTGTGCAGATCGTCGACGGGGGACAGCTCCGGGCCGGCGCGCCGGGTATGACCGTGCTGTGTCTGGGTGAGGCCGAGCGAAGTGACGTGGTGGTGTGCGCCGAAGGCGTGGAACTGACGATCACCGACCGCACCGGTGAGGAACGCCCGGGCTGCCCCGACGGGCTCACGGTCGATCAGGCCACCGCCTGCGCCAGGCAGTTGGCCGGCAGGGCCCGGTGTGTCACCGACACGCCGGTTCGCGCGGCACCGGGGAGTTGGCAGGATCTGCTCGGCATCACCGACCCGACGGCGTTGGACCCCGCCACGGCGTGGGGTTCGCACGCTCCTGATCGGTTCCTGCGGGTACCCATAGGGCTGTCGGACAACGGCGCACTGGTGGAGCTGGACCTCAAGGAAGCCGCTCAGCACGGTATGGGACCCCACGGGCTGTGTGTCGGGGCTACCGGGTCTGGCAAGTCGGAGTTGTTGCGCACGCTGACCCTCGGTCTGATCGCCTCTCATCCGCCGGACGCGCTCAACCTGATCCTCGTCGACTTCAAGGGCGGTGCCACGTTTCTCGGTCTTGAGCGGGCCGCACACGTCTCGGCGCTCATCACCAACCTCGACGAGGAGTCCCATCTCGTCGCTCGCATGCGGGACGCTCTGGCCGGTGAGATGCACCGTCGCCAGCAGTTGCTGCGGACCGCGGGCAATGTCGCCAACATCGCCGACTACCGGCAGGCGCATGCGTCCCGACCCGAACTTGTGGCACTGCCCGTGCTGCTGATCGTGGTCGACGAATTTTCCGAACTGCTCGCCCAGCAACCGGATTTCGCGGAACTGTTCCTGGCCATCGGGCGCGTCGGACGGTCGCTGGGAATGCATCTGCTGCTGGCGAGTCAACGGCTCGACGAGGGCCGGCTCCGCGGGTTGGACACCCACCTGTCGTACCGGATCTGTTTGAAGACGTTCTCGGCCGGCGAATCTCGCGCCGTCCTCGGTGTGGGCGACGCCCACGAACTTCCCAACACACCGGGTGTGGGCTATCTCAAGACGGCCTCCGGGGACATGACCCGATTCCGCACGGCGTTCGTCTCCGGCCCCGTCACCGCTGGGCCTGCATCATCGGGGGAGCACCCGAGACCGCGGCTGTTCACGATGCCTTCGCGCACAGCGTATTCCGTTGCGCCCGAACCGCTTGGCTCTTCGGCGCCGACGGTGCTCGACACGGTGGTGGATCGGCTGGCCGGGTCCGGCACGCCGGCACACCCCGTGTGGCTACCGCCACTGTCCGGTTCGCCGTCCCTCGACACGGTGCTGTCGCGCGCCCCAACCGACCAGGCCGCACCGCTGACGGTCCCGATCGGTCTCGTCGACTGCCCCTTCGAACAGCGCCGCGATCTGTTCACCGTCGCGCTCGGCGGAGCGGCGGGCAACGTCGCCGTCATCGGAGGTCCACGATCTGGCAAGTCGACGGCGTTGCGCACGTTGATGCTGGCTCTGGCGGCCACGAACGATCCGCACGAGGTGCAGTTCTACGGCCTCGATCTGGGCGGTGGCGCGCTTACCGTGATGTCGGAGCTTCCGCATGTGGGAGCCGTGGCCGGTCGGCAGGACCCCGAGCTGATCAGGCGGATCGTCGCGGAATGCGAGTCGCTGGTCCGTACCAGGGAGTCGCGCTTCCGGCGCGGCGGAATCGAGTCGATCACCGAGTATCGACGTCGCCGCGGTGCGGGTGATCCGGTCACCGAGGGTGACCCGTATGGCGAGGTGTTCCTCGTCGTCGACGGATGGTCGGCGCTGCGGCGGGACTTCGAGCAGCTCGAGCCGTCGATCACCGCATTGGCCGTGCAGGGCTTGTCCTACGGTCTGCATGTGGTCCTGGCGGCTTCACGGTGGGCCGACCTGCGCCCCGCGCTCAAGGATCAGCTGGGCACCAGGATCGAACTGCGGCTGGGCGATCCGGCGGAGTCGGAGATGGACCGCAAACGGGCGCGGCAACTCACCCAGAGCGCGTCGGGCCGGGGACTCACCCGCGAAGGACGCGAGACGGTGATCGCGGTTCCCCGCCTCGACGGTCGTCCGACCGACGACGGGCTCGCCGCGGCCCTCACCGCCGCCGCGGACACGCTGAAGGCCCGCTATGACCACCGCGGCGCGCCACCGATCACCCAGCTGCCGCCGCTCGTCCACCGACATGACCTCGCTGCTGCAGAGTCGCCCACCCGGGTGGTCATCGGTGCCGCCGAGAATGGCGCAGCGGCTGCGACAATGGATTTCGAGGCGCAGCCGCATCTCATCGTGCTCGGCGACGTCGGGTGCGGTAAGACCGCCGCACTGCGCGCGGTGTGCACCGGGCTGACCGCGGGCAACTTGCCCGAGGCGGTACAGCTGCTCGTCGTCGACTTCCGCCGCACCCTGCTCGGGGTGGTCGAATCCGATCACCTCGTTCGCTACGTGATGACGGAGGCCGGCCTGACCGACGCGGTAACCGCCGTGGTCGAGCATCTCGCGGCTCGGATGCCGGGCACTGACGTGACCCAACGTCAACTTCGCGACCGATCCTGGTGGTCGGGTCCGGAGATCTACGTCGTCGTCGACGATTACGACCTGGTGGCCGGTGGCACCGCGCTGACACCGCTGCTGGCTTACCTGCCGCACGCGCGTGACGTCGGATTGCACATGATCGTGGCGCGCCGCTCGGGCGGTGCGGCCCGGGCGATGTTCGACCCACTGCTGGGACGGATGCGGGATCTCGGGGCGATGGGTTTGATGATGAGCGCCGCGCCCGAAGAGGGTGTGCTCCTGGGTTCGGTGCGCCCCAGCGTGCTGCCCCCCGGGCGGGCTACCTTGATCACCCGTGGTGCCATCGATCAGCTGATCCAGGTGGCGTGGACGGATCTGCCGTGA